In the bacterium genome, one interval contains:
- a CDS encoding sigma factor-like helix-turn-helix DNA-binding protein has translation SNEERNWVALRYYEDLPVKEIAAIYGVPEGTMKARLHRALGKLRRAMPGDRGE, from the coding sequence TCGAACGAGGAACGCAACTGGGTCGCCCTGCGGTATTACGAGGACCTGCCCGTGAAGGAGATCGCCGCGATCTACGGCGTCCCCGAGGGCACGATGAAGGCGCGGCTGCACCGCGCGCTCGGCAAGCTGCGCCGCGCCATGCCGGGCGACCGCGGCGAATGA